One window from the genome of Saccharicrinis carchari encodes:
- a CDS encoding SPFH domain-containing protein: protein MEDFFSAASGGLFEGILAVISFFILLAILKAFIKVAPPDKLLVITGRKRKENDKTFGFSVERGRSSVIPYFQSDQHLDLRVLPINVQVDGVNSANGITVGADATACVCIDDDNTAMLYSAVERLMGKDIDELQEQVRQTLIGNFRGALNKATPLEAIGMQESLHSDESADEEESASDGDRAQFRNALLVDINSDLASFGMKVVSVSLQKIWDSSNYIGNLAQKTLAEKRQEVEIEEARLRAIAEKSESDANRRVELAKAKADEQIINSREKLELYKRESEATITQAQFEAQNKIEAARNKGLKRIEELNTELNKLKNETDIIIKETAQNKAADILSQGDKESVIIIENAKNSILSKKMEVITQAKEIGSSVLFLQQQLPHLYDAFKKYSSEISVDSFVLMDKDKGFSSAVNRGPESFVGFLGEFEKVTGIAVKDFFATKKQEALK from the coding sequence ATGGAAGATTTTTTTAGTGCGGCCTCAGGAGGTCTCTTTGAAGGAATTCTGGCAGTAATCTCTTTTTTCATTCTGCTGGCCATCCTCAAAGCATTTATCAAAGTGGCCCCGCCCGATAAGCTACTGGTTATCACCGGGCGAAAAAGGAAGGAGAACGACAAGACTTTTGGTTTTAGCGTTGAGCGCGGCAGAAGCAGTGTTATCCCTTATTTTCAGAGCGATCAGCACCTCGATTTAAGGGTGCTCCCCATCAATGTGCAGGTGGATGGCGTCAACTCGGCCAACGGCATTACCGTGGGCGCCGATGCCACGGCCTGTGTCTGCATCGACGACGACAACACAGCCATGCTGTACTCCGCGGTGGAAAGGCTTATGGGGAAAGACATCGACGAGCTGCAGGAACAAGTGAGGCAAACCCTAATAGGAAACTTTAGGGGCGCATTGAACAAGGCCACGCCTTTGGAAGCCATAGGCATGCAGGAGAGCTTGCACAGCGACGAATCCGCGGACGAGGAAGAGAGCGCGAGCGATGGCGACAGAGCCCAATTCCGGAATGCCCTTTTGGTAGATATAAACAGCGATTTGGCCAGCTTTGGAATGAAGGTGGTATCCGTGTCGTTGCAAAAGATTTGGGACAGCTCAAACTATATCGGCAACCTTGCCCAGAAAACACTGGCCGAAAAACGCCAGGAAGTAGAAATTGAAGAGGCCAGGTTACGGGCCATTGCCGAGAAATCGGAATCGGATGCCAATCGCAGGGTAGAACTGGCCAAAGCCAAGGCCGACGAACAGATTATCAATTCGCGCGAGAAGTTGGAATTGTACAAGCGCGAGAGCGAAGCTACTATTACCCAAGCCCAGTTCGAAGCGCAAAACAAAATTGAAGCGGCCCGTAACAAAGGACTAAAGCGTATTGAGGAACTGAACACCGAACTGAACAAACTGAAAAACGAAACCGACATTATCATCAAAGAGACTGCCCAAAATAAGGCGGCCGACATATTGAGCCAGGGCGACAAGGAATCGGTGATAATAATTGAAAATGCAAAAAATAGTATTTTGAGTAAAAAGATGGAGGTAATAACCCAAGCCAAAGAGATAGGCTCCTCGGTACTGTTCCTGCAACAACAACTCCCCCACCTTTACGATGCCTTTAAAAAGTACTCCTCCGAAATATCCGTGGATTCGTTTGTGCTCATGGACAAAGACAAAGGATTTAGCAGCGCCGTAAACAGGGGACCCGAATCGTTTGTGGGCTTCCTGGGCGAATTTGAGAAAGTGACCGGTATTGCCGTAAAAGATTTTTTTGCAACTAAAAAACAGGAGGCTTTAAAATGA
- a CDS encoding SPFH domain-containing protein, with translation MIVFVSVFLGLIILTLLVQVISNMRIVGGNELGIISGVAGKKGFQMISGGRIFTIPLLHRFAKMDLTPHTIEVVVDSAIAEGVVPLNVKATVSFAIASNQAGRSLAAIRILHMVEREDELKQLASNIIEGHLRDSIATMTPIQVMQDKDTLVAKMINVCKSDLENIGLEITTMNIADVDDHRLAGVEEPDLYIALLKRVQTVNAETKARKAIAESRANAVEQEEARKAEVGVRNIENQYDQLVAETKVRIMKEKQLEKVGIEKVFQDMKAQEAVLLSEIEAERQKLEMLSHKYEAEIVTPALAQKEQMILQAKQQTFSFLGKAEGEIEELKETIDIVSKNPESGNTIYLIENFESLIRPFAETLNYFPAKNISVITGIEGKHEPISAIHPNAIEEMKNNLINSATAGAVSSNKVSSPPSDIEN, from the coding sequence ATGATTGTATTTGTAAGTGTATTTTTAGGATTGATAATACTCACCCTTTTGGTGCAGGTTATCTCCAACATGCGTATTGTGGGTGGTAACGAATTGGGCATCATATCGGGTGTGGCCGGCAAAAAAGGTTTTCAGATGATAAGCGGGGGCAGGATTTTTACTATTCCGCTGCTGCACCGTTTTGCCAAAATGGACCTGACCCCCCACACCATTGAGGTGGTGGTTGATTCGGCCATAGCCGAGGGCGTGGTGCCACTCAACGTTAAAGCCACCGTTAGTTTTGCCATTGCCTCCAACCAGGCGGGGCGCAGCCTGGCGGCCATCCGCATACTGCACATGGTGGAACGCGAAGATGAACTGAAACAGCTGGCCAGCAACATCATTGAAGGCCACCTGCGCGATTCCATCGCCACCATGACCCCTATCCAGGTGATGCAGGACAAGGATACCCTGGTGGCCAAAATGATTAACGTGTGTAAAAGCGACCTGGAGAACATAGGCCTGGAAATTACCACCATGAACATTGCCGATGTAGACGACCACCGGCTGGCAGGGGTTGAGGAACCCGATTTGTACATCGCCCTGCTTAAACGCGTGCAAACGGTAAACGCCGAAACGAAAGCCCGCAAAGCCATTGCCGAATCCAGAGCCAATGCCGTGGAACAGGAAGAAGCCCGCAAAGCAGAAGTAGGGGTGCGAAATATCGAGAACCAATACGATCAGTTGGTGGCCGAAACCAAGGTGCGCATCATGAAGGAGAAGCAATTGGAGAAAGTGGGTATAGAGAAGGTGTTTCAGGACATGAAGGCACAAGAAGCTGTACTCCTTTCGGAAATTGAGGCCGAGCGTCAAAAACTTGAAATGCTGAGCCATAAGTATGAGGCCGAGATAGTGACCCCCGCACTGGCACAAAAAGAACAGATGATATTGCAGGCCAAGCAACAAACATTCTCGTTCCTGGGTAAAGCCGAGGGCGAAATTGAAGAACTCAAAGAGACCATCGATATTGTGAGTAAAAACCCGGAATCGGGCAATACCATTTATCTGATCGAGAACTTTGAAAGTTTGATTCGTCCTTTTGCCGAAACACTGAATTATTTCCCGGCGAAAAACATATCCGTCATCACAGGCATCGAAGGCAAGCATGAGCCCATATCGGCCATACACCCCAATGCCATAGAGGAGATGAAGAACAATCTTATAAATAGCGCTACCGCAGGAGCTGTAAGTTCAAACAAAGTATCCAGCCCACCGTCAGATATTGAGAACTAA
- a CDS encoding universal stress protein, with protein MKTLLAIINEPKESKGFIRYVAQMATNLKVNVHVLYAYSRVEYPLNVTANNMGQASLEIHKTMEEFLENSKTILQRYMNELSAEVSNNVFTGITVEIGGTEVSAEKVINDKNIEMAVIESRAEASFWSQTSSNMDLIRELKCPVWIIPKGDVYRPIKNIVYATDYNEEDVSNLSKLIHLFPHLMPNITALHITDSGDFNNRIKKAGFKEMIQEKLPYANLIVKAIHRENDDDVAQLLADFAETNQTDLAVVLKQNKSFFARLFKENHTKEILEKSEIPVLVFHETK; from the coding sequence ATGAAAACGCTATTAGCCATTATTAATGAACCAAAAGAGTCAAAGGGATTTATACGATATGTTGCCCAAATGGCAACTAACTTAAAGGTTAATGTACATGTTTTATATGCCTACTCACGAGTAGAATATCCATTAAACGTTACCGCCAATAATATGGGTCAAGCTTCCCTGGAAATTCATAAAACCATGGAAGAATTTCTGGAAAACTCAAAAACAATTTTGCAACGCTATATGAACGAGCTAAGTGCTGAAGTCTCTAACAACGTATTTACCGGCATCACCGTTGAAATAGGAGGCACCGAAGTAAGTGCCGAAAAAGTAATAAACGACAAAAATATAGAAATGGCCGTTATCGAAAGTCGTGCGGAGGCAAGCTTCTGGTCGCAAACAAGCAGCAACATGGACTTAATTAGGGAGCTGAAATGCCCGGTATGGATTATCCCGAAAGGTGATGTTTATAGACCGATAAAAAATATTGTTTATGCCACTGATTATAACGAAGAAGATGTGAGCAACCTCTCAAAACTCATTCACCTTTTCCCACACCTAATGCCTAACATAACCGCCTTACACATTACAGATAGCGGCGATTTTAACAACAGGATAAAAAAAGCGGGTTTTAAAGAGATGATACAGGAAAAACTACCTTATGCTAATCTTATTGTTAAAGCGATACACCGTGAAAACGACGATGATGTAGCTCAACTGCTGGCTGATTTTGCAGAAACAAATCAGACCGATTTGGCTGTTGTGCTTAAACAAAATAAATCGTTTTTTGCACGTTTATTTAAGGAAAATCACACCAAAGAAATACTTGAAAAATCGGAAATCCCTGTGTTGGTGTTTCACGAAACGAAGTAA
- a CDS encoding mechanosensitive ion channel family protein, whose product MFDEITSNFQVSVDLVIDKVKSWVDTFVSMLPNFVVATLVMLATALVAKLIRRFVYKVMRRITKNEAINRLTSTVAVMVVFAFGFFIALRILNLDKTVTSLLAGLGIVGLALGFAFKDIAANFIAGIYLAIKSPINMNDIIKYQDAHGAVKKIGLRATTVKTFQGQDVIIPNRLIVQEKYTHYSINGERRVDLDVGVSYGDDLEKVEEVALTAIKKLSNLKKVKPVDLYFKEFGDSAIVFTVRYWVIYSPHNFLEYLAALSQGIKNIKKAFDENDITITFPIRTIDFGIKGGKSLADIMAQNHDQQHTKTDSK is encoded by the coding sequence ATGTTTGATGAAATAACGAGTAATTTTCAGGTAAGTGTTGATTTGGTGATAGATAAAGTTAAAAGCTGGGTAGACACCTTTGTTTCCATGCTGCCCAACTTTGTTGTAGCTACTTTGGTAATGTTAGCAACGGCACTTGTGGCAAAGTTAATTCGCCGTTTCGTGTACAAAGTTATGCGTCGCATCACCAAAAACGAAGCCATCAACAGGCTTACTTCAACGGTGGCCGTGATGGTTGTTTTTGCCTTTGGATTTTTTATTGCCCTGCGTATATTAAACCTGGATAAAACCGTAACTTCTTTGTTGGCCGGGTTAGGTATTGTTGGACTCGCCTTGGGTTTTGCTTTTAAAGATATTGCGGCCAACTTTATAGCAGGTATTTACCTGGCTATTAAAAGTCCCATTAATATGAATGATATTATCAAATATCAGGATGCGCATGGGGCGGTTAAGAAAATAGGTTTACGTGCCACCACTGTTAAAACTTTTCAGGGGCAGGATGTTATTATACCGAATCGTTTGATTGTGCAGGAGAAATATACACATTATAGCATCAATGGGGAACGCAGAGTAGATCTGGATGTAGGTGTTTCGTACGGCGACGACCTGGAAAAGGTAGAAGAGGTGGCCTTGACAGCAATAAAAAAGTTATCGAATTTGAAAAAAGTAAAACCGGTAGATTTATATTTTAAGGAGTTTGGGGATAGTGCCATTGTTTTTACCGTTAGGTACTGGGTAATTTATTCGCCACATAATTTCCTGGAGTATTTAGCTGCCTTGAGCCAAGGAATAAAGAATATAAAAAAGGCTTTTGACGAAAACGATATCACCATTACATTCCCTATTCGCACCATCGATTTTGGCATAAAAGGAGGGAAATCTTTGGCCGATATAATGGCACAAAATCACGACCAGCAACACACAAAAACCGATTCAAAATGA